The Alnus glutinosa chromosome 7, dhAlnGlut1.1, whole genome shotgun sequence genome includes a region encoding these proteins:
- the LOC133872736 gene encoding B3 domain-containing transcription repressor VAL2-like isoform X2, producing the protein MASKTCMNVLCGSSTSVQWGKGWALRSGEFAFLCDKCGSAYEQSVFCDVFHSKESGWRECALCGKRLHCGCIASSSLLELLDCGGVSCINCTKNSGIAPISSNEKPNGSDNVNGLLSTSVDNQLDGSSVDKMKLTQLSNNAERNGLRHLLQSQNADTNGSFGRLKQEEVLPSVGEIGSTFSNFSHACNGSSNTTKPDMYNTNMGTKDIYESLPQTNLSMTLGTPGHSNSLPSAVVDERENSKISSPFLQGPRSRHLLPKPPRSALAGGLEANAGVVSQIRVARPPAEGRGRNQLLPRYWPRITDQELQQISGDSNSTIVPLFEKMLSASDAGRIGRLVLPKACAEAYFPPISQPEGLPLRIQDVKGKEWVFQFRFWPNNNSRMYVLEGVTPCIQSMQLQAGDTVTFSRMDPEGKLIMGFRKASSSVAIQDTYPSAIPNGTHSSETLFSGVFENLPIISGYSGLLQSVKGSADPHLNALSKHLSSAAGDVSWHKSEKHEDRTREGFLLPSVLAPERKRARNIGSKSKRLLIDSQDALELKLTWEEAQDLLYPPPTLKPSIVMIEDHEFEEYDEPPVFGKRSIFVARSTGGQEQWAQCDSCSKWRRLPVDILLPPKWTCADNVWDQSRCSCSALDELNPRELEHLLRLNKEFKKRRIVTNLGHESSGLDALANAAILGDGVGEPGTPSVATTTKHPRHRPGCTCIVCIQPPSGKGKHKPTCTCNVCMTVKRRFKTLMMRKKKRQSEREAEIAQRNQHTWGSRDEAEVDSNSRHASSHIDPSENENRSGNELESKSPSKLAETGKGQLDLNCHPQREEELQMGSKRVTMMGLLEIASLPLETYLKQNGLTSLITEQQASSASHVPPQSTNENEGQFNDDGCLSAVQEREGGGEEYCGPDQSQTDAQS; encoded by the exons ATGGCGTCGAAGACTTGCATGAATGTACTGTGCGGGTCCTCCACGTCGGTTCAATGGGGAAAAGGGTGGGCTCTGCGATCCGGCGAATTCGCTTTTCTCTGTGATAAGTGCGG ATCTGCGTATGAGCAATCGGTTTTCTGtgacgtgtttcactcaaaGGAATCTGGTTGGAGAGAGTGCgctctatgtggcaag CGTCTCCATTGTGGGTGCATCGCTTCCAGTTCTCTGCTCGAGCTGCTTGATTGTGGTGGTGTAAGCTGTATAAACTGTACTAAGAATTCAGGAATTGCCCCT ATTTCTAGCAATGAAAAGCCTAATGGATCTGATAATGTCAATGGACTGCTTTCCACTTCTGTGGACAATCAACTGGATGGAAGTAGTGTTGATAAAATGAAGCTTACGCAATTGAGCAATAATGCAGAGCGTAATGGGCTTAGGCACTTGCTTCAATCTCAGAATGCTGACACAAATGGGTCTTTTGGGAGATTGAAACAGGAGGAAGTTTTGCCTTCTGTTGGAGAAATTGGAAgcacattctcaaattttagtCACGCATGCAATGGATCATCCAACACCACCAAACCAGACATGTataacacaaatatgggaacaAAAGATATATATGAATCACTTCCACAGACAAATTTGAGTATGACTCTGGGTACTCCAGGACATTCAAATTCCCTTCCTAGTGCTGTTGTTGATGAAAGGGAAAATAGCAAGATATCCTCTCCATTCCTACAGGGGCCCAGGTCTCGCCATCTTTTGCCAAAGCCCCCAAGGTCAGCCCTTGCTGGAGGTTTGGAAGCAAATGCTGGCGTGGTTTCTCAGATACGTGTTGCAAGGCCACCTGCTGAAGGACGGGGAAGGAATCAGTTGCTTCCTCGTTATTGGCCGAGGATTACAGACCAAGAGTTACAGCAAATATCTGGAGA TTCGAATTCCACAATTGTGCCATTGTTTGAAAAGATGCTGAGTGCCAGTGATGCAGGTCGAATTGGTCGATTGGTTCTCCCAAAAGCATGTGCAGAA GCATATTTTCCTCCTATCTCTCAACCAGAGGGCCTTCCTCTAAGGATTCAAGATGTGAAGGGAAAAGAATGGGTGTTTCAGTTCAGATTTTGGCCTAATAATAACAGCAGAATGTATGTTTTGGAGGGGGTAACGCCCTGCATACAGTCAATGCAGTTACAAGCTGGAGATACAG TAACTTTTAGCCGTATGGATCCTGAAGGAAAACTTATTATGGGCTTTCGGAAAGCTTCAAGCTCTGTTGCAATTCAG GACACCTATCCATCTGCCATTCCAAATGGCACTCATTCAAGTGAGACATTGTTTTCGGGTGTTTTTGAGAACCTACCTATAATAAGTGGTTACTCTGGCCTTCTTCAGTCAGTTAAGGGAAGCGCGGATCCCCACTTAAATGCACTGTCCAAACACTTGAGTTCAGCAGCTGGTGATGTTAGCTGGCACAAGTCTGAGAAGCATGAAGATAGGACAAGGGAGGGCTTTCTGCTGCCCTCAGTATTAGCACCAGAGAGGAAAAGGGCACGAAATATTGGGTCCAAAAGTAAGAGGTTGCTCATTGATAGTCAAGATGCTCTAGAGCTGAAACTTACGTGGGAAGAGGCACAGGATTTGCTCTATCCACCTCCAACTCTTAAGCCAAGCATTGTGATGATTGAGGACCACGAATTTGAGGAGTATGAT GAACCTCCAGTTTTCGGAAAAAGAAGTATTTTCGTTGCCCGTTCAACTGG GGGACAAGAGCAATGGGCTCAGTGTGATAGTTGCTCCAAATGGCGAAGGTTGCCAGTTGATATACTTCTTCCTCCTAAGTGGACATGTGCAGACAATGTTTGGGACCAAAGCAG GTGTTCATGTTCTGCACTGGATGAATTGAACCCCAGGGAGCTTGAACATCTTCTCAGACTGAACAAGG AATTCAAGAAAAGGAGAATTGTAACAAACCTGGGGCATGAATCTTCTGGCCTGGATGCTTTGGCTAATGCTGCAATTCTAGGCGACGGTGTCGGTGAGCCAGGCACTCCATCAGTTGCTACCACAACGAAACACCCCAGGCATCGTCCTGGCTGCACCTGCATTGTGTGCATCCAGCCCCCTAGTGGGAAGGGCAAGCACAAGCCTACATGCACATGCAATGTGTGCATGACAGTTAAACGCCGCTTTAAAACCCTAATGATGCGGAAAAAAAAACGTCAATCAGAGCGGGAAGCAGAGATCGCCCAGAGAAATCAGCATACATGGGGTTCTAGGGATGAAGCAGAAGTAGACAGCAATTCCAGGCATGCATCATCGCACATTGATCCTTCAGAGAATGAAAATAGGTCAGGAAATGAGTTGGAATCCAAGAGCCCAagcaaattggctgaaactggCAAGGGACAATTAGACTTGAACTGCCATCCTCAACGAGAGGAAGAACTGCAAATGGGATCAAAACGTGTGACCATGATGGGTCTTCTTGAAATAGCAAGCCTTCCATTGGAGACATATCTGAAGCAGAATGGCCTTACAAGCTTGATCACTGAGCAACAAGCAAGCTCAGCATCACATGTTCCGCCACAATCCACCAATGAGAATGAGGGACAATTTAATGATGATGGCTGTTTATCTGCTGTTCAAGAGCGAGAAGGTGGTGGCGAAGAGTACTGTGGACCAGATCAAAGCCAAACTGATGCTCAATCATGA